A region of Saccharococcus thermophilus DNA encodes the following proteins:
- a CDS encoding SprT family protein → MEQSDLQKLVERVSLQFFQKPFQHTATFNPRLRTTGGRYILQTHNIELNKKYYESFGEEELIAIIKHELCHYHLHLEGKGYRHRDKDFRDLLRQVQAPRYCRQLPQQTQKRAKKIYVYVCSKCGLTYQRKKRVNTNRYVCGKCGGRLTSDDSGEA, encoded by the coding sequence ATGGAACAAAGTGACTTACAAAAACTTGTCGAAAGGGTATCTTTGCAATTTTTCCAAAAACCATTTCAACATACAGCAACATTTAATCCTCGGCTCCGAACGACAGGAGGGCGTTACATACTACAAACTCATAATATTGAGCTAAATAAAAAGTATTATGAATCATTTGGCGAAGAAGAGCTGATCGCTATTATTAAACATGAATTGTGCCATTACCATCTTCATTTAGAAGGGAAAGGCTATCGTCATCGTGACAAAGACTTTCGCGATCTATTGCGGCAAGTTCAAGCACCGCGTTATTGCCGCCAGCTTCCGCAACAAACGCAAAAGAGGGCAAAAAAGATATACGTGTATGTTTGTTCCAAGTGTGGTTTGACATATCAAAGAAAGAAGCGTGTCAATACAAATCGATACGTTTGCGGGAAATGCGGCGGCAGGCTAACGTCAGATGATAGCGGTGAAGCATAA
- the cmpA gene encoding cortex morphogenetic protein CmpA has translation MPTWLKNQMRRAYYEKNRYQIKLLNQCWFFYQRKHCS, from the coding sequence ATGCCAACATGGTTAAAAAATCAAATGAGACGAGCCTATTATGAGAAAAATCGTTATCAAATCAAATTGCTAAATCAATGCTGGTTCTTTTATCAGAGAAAACACTGCTCATGA
- a CDS encoding Tex family protein: protein MLNREALISLIANELQLSAKQVGNVISLSEEGNTVPFIARYRKEMTGALDEVQIRDILEKWSYLQNLEQRKEEVLRLIEEQGKLTDDLKNAIIHATKLQQVEDLYRPYRQKRRTKATVAKEKGLEPLAEWLWTCPLAPKPEEKAQEFLNSEKEVFTVEEALQGAKDIIAEKVSDDAQFRQWIRQQTWKKGIISSAAKAPEKDEKKVYEMYYEYEEPVHKIVPHRVLALNRGEKEEVLRVAIKAPVEEIMAYLQKHVITNPQSSAAPLLSQAIEDGYKRLIEPAIERDIRNELTEKAEERAIHIFAENLRKLLLQPPLKGKIVLGVDPAYRTGCKLAVVDETGKLLKIDVIYPHPPQQRVDEAKEKFIRLIEEYHVEMIAIGNGTASRETEQFVADTLKQVDREIFYLIVNEAGASVYSASDLARQEFPDLQVEERSAVSIARRVQDPLAELVKIDPKSVGVGQYQHDVSQKKLAESLRFVVETVVNQVGVNVNTASVSLLQYVSGLTKTVSENIVKRREEQGKFRNREELKTIPRLGAKTYEQCIGFLRIIDGDEPLDRTPIHPERYEEVKKLLRSLGFSTEHIGSEELREALQSLHISDTASQLGIGELTLQDIIDALIRPERDPRDELPKPLLRKDVLKMEDLKAGMELEGTVRNVVDFGAFVDIGVKQDGLVHISKLSKQYVRHPLDVVSVGDVVKVWVEHVDVNKGRISLSMIPPEELEKTLPS from the coding sequence TTGTTGAATAGAGAAGCGTTGATCAGCTTGATCGCTAATGAGTTGCAGTTGTCTGCCAAGCAAGTTGGCAATGTCATTTCCCTTTCTGAAGAAGGAAATACCGTGCCGTTTATCGCCCGCTATCGCAAAGAGATGACAGGCGCATTAGATGAAGTGCAAATTCGCGATATTTTAGAGAAATGGAGCTATTTGCAAAACTTAGAGCAGCGTAAAGAAGAAGTGCTTCGTCTTATCGAGGAGCAAGGGAAATTAACAGATGATTTAAAAAATGCGATTATCCATGCTACGAAACTGCAGCAAGTGGAAGATCTGTATCGCCCTTATCGACAAAAACGGCGCACCAAAGCTACGGTCGCAAAAGAAAAAGGCCTAGAGCCGCTTGCGGAGTGGCTATGGACGTGTCCATTGGCGCCAAAGCCAGAAGAAAAAGCACAGGAATTTTTGAATTCGGAAAAAGAAGTGTTTACGGTAGAAGAAGCGCTCCAAGGAGCAAAAGATATCATTGCTGAGAAAGTATCCGATGATGCGCAATTCCGTCAATGGATTCGCCAGCAAACGTGGAAAAAAGGCATCATCTCATCGGCGGCCAAAGCGCCGGAAAAAGATGAGAAGAAAGTATATGAAATGTATTACGAATATGAGGAGCCTGTACATAAGATTGTGCCACACCGTGTGTTAGCGCTAAACCGAGGAGAAAAGGAAGAGGTGCTGCGTGTTGCCATTAAGGCGCCGGTAGAAGAGATTATGGCGTATTTACAAAAACACGTCATAACAAATCCACAATCTTCTGCCGCCCCGCTTTTGTCCCAAGCAATAGAAGATGGCTATAAACGGCTTATCGAACCAGCCATTGAACGGGATATTCGCAATGAATTGACCGAAAAAGCAGAAGAGCGGGCGATTCATATTTTTGCCGAAAACTTGCGAAAACTCTTGCTACAGCCGCCATTAAAAGGAAAAATTGTGCTTGGAGTCGATCCTGCCTACCGCACGGGATGCAAACTCGCTGTTGTCGATGAAACAGGCAAGCTATTGAAAATTGATGTCATCTATCCGCATCCACCACAGCAGCGGGTAGACGAAGCAAAGGAAAAATTCATTCGACTGATTGAAGAGTATCATGTGGAAATGATCGCGATCGGGAATGGAACGGCATCGCGGGAAACAGAGCAGTTCGTTGCCGATACGCTAAAGCAGGTAGATAGAGAAATCTTTTATTTAATTGTCAATGAAGCGGGGGCTAGTGTGTACTCCGCCTCAGACCTTGCTCGTCAGGAATTTCCAGATTTACAAGTCGAAGAGCGGAGTGCCGTTTCCATCGCCCGACGTGTACAAGATCCATTAGCAGAATTGGTGAAAATCGATCCAAAGTCGGTCGGTGTCGGCCAATATCAGCATGACGTTTCTCAAAAGAAACTAGCCGAATCGCTGCGCTTTGTCGTCGAGACCGTCGTGAACCAAGTTGGCGTCAATGTCAATACCGCCTCTGTCTCCTTGTTGCAATATGTATCCGGGCTGACGAAGACGGTGTCGGAAAATATTGTAAAGCGCCGTGAAGAACAAGGGAAATTTAGAAACCGTGAAGAATTAAAAACGATACCGCGGCTTGGTGCGAAAACATATGAGCAGTGCATCGGCTTTTTGCGCATTATTGACGGAGATGAACCGCTTGATCGGACGCCGATTCACCCAGAGCGATACGAAGAAGTGAAAAAGCTATTGCGTAGTTTAGGTTTTTCCACAGAGCATATCGGAAGCGAGGAACTTCGCGAGGCGTTGCAATCACTTCATATTTCCGATACTGCTTCCCAGCTTGGCATCGGAGAATTAACATTACAAGACATTATCGACGCTTTAATTCGCCCAGAGCGCGACCCACGCGATGAGCTGCCGAAGCCGTTATTGCGAAAAGATGTTTTAAAAATGGAAGATTTAAAAGCGGGGATGGAGCTAGAAGGTACCGTACGGAATGTCGTTGACTTCGGCGCGTTTGTCGATATCGGAGTCAAGCAGGATGGGCTTGTGCATATTTCTAAATTAAGCAAGCAGTACGTACGGCACCCGCTTGATGTTGTATCGGTCGGCGATGTCGTGAAAGTTTGGGTGGAGCATGTAGATGTGAATAAAGGAAGAATCTCTTTATCGATGATTCCGCCAGAGGAGCTAGAGAAAACACTGCCTTCATGA
- the ndoA gene encoding type II toxin-antitoxin system endoribonuclease NdoA: MIVKRGDVYFADLSPVVGSEQGGVRPVLVIQNDIGNRFSPTVIVAAITAQIQKAKLPTHVEIDAKRYGFERDSVILLEQIRTIDKQRLTDKITHLDDEMMDKVDEALQISLGLIDF, translated from the coding sequence TTGATTGTTAAACGTGGCGACGTTTATTTTGCGGATCTTTCCCCGGTAGTTGGCTCAGAGCAGGGCGGTGTTCGTCCCGTATTGGTCATCCAAAATGACATTGGTAATCGCTTTAGCCCAACGGTGATTGTGGCCGCGATTACAGCGCAAATTCAAAAAGCGAAGCTGCCAACGCATGTCGAAATTGATGCAAAACGCTACGGGTTTGAGAGGGATTCCGTTATCTTGCTAGAACAGATTCGGACGATTGATAAACAGCGGCTTACCGATAAAATCACTCACTTAGATGATGAAATGATGGATAAGGTAGATGAAGCGCTGCAAATCAGTTTAGGACTTATCGATTTTTAA
- a CDS encoding antitoxin endoai: MSESSATTEIVVRLPQSLVTELDVLVKQENGNRNELIYQATKMYIRERKKRHIREAMRRGYMEMAKINLSIASEAFLAEYEADHTVERLVSGG; this comes from the coding sequence GTGTCGGAGTCTAGCGCAACAACGGAAATCGTCGTTCGTTTGCCTCAATCATTAGTAACGGAACTGGACGTGCTGGTGAAACAAGAAAACGGCAATCGCAATGAACTGATTTACCAAGCGACGAAAATGTATATTCGCGAGCGGAAAAAACGGCATATTCGCGAGGCAATGAGACGCGGTTATATGGAAATGGCAAAAATCAATTTATCGATTGCGTCAGAAGCGTTTCTTGCGGAGTACGAGGCCGACCACACCGTTGAACGTTTAGTTAGCGGGGGGTAA
- the alr gene encoding alanine racemase — protein sequence MNSFYRDTWAEIDLDAIYHNVSQLRNFLPNETRILAVVKANAYGHGDAQVAKTALEAGASYLAVAFLDEALALRKKGITAPILVLGASRPNDVHLAAKHQITLTVFQPEWVEQAANLYKGTERVRFHLKMDTGMGRLGVKEEAETKRVIELIDRHPYFSLEGVYTHFATADEINTDYFSFQYHRFLQMLEWLPYKPSLIHCGNSATALRFPNKVFNMVRFGISMYGLSPSPDIKPYLPYEIKEAFSLHSRLVHVKKLKPGEKVSYGATYTAETEQWIGTVPIGYADGWLRKLQNFHVLVNGKKAPIVGRICMDQFMVRLPEPMPIGTKVTLIGRQGDEYISVDDVAQYLDTISYEVLCTISYRVPRIFFRNKSIMEVRNVVLNGNDYV from the coding sequence ATGAATTCATTTTATCGTGATACGTGGGCTGAAATTGACTTAGATGCGATTTACCACAATGTTTCCCAACTACGAAATTTTTTGCCAAACGAGACTCGTATTTTGGCAGTGGTAAAGGCGAATGCATACGGCCACGGCGATGCGCAAGTGGCGAAAACGGCGCTGGAGGCTGGTGCTTCCTATTTGGCGGTGGCTTTTTTAGATGAGGCGCTTGCGTTGAGGAAAAAAGGAATTACCGCTCCGATTCTCGTATTAGGCGCTTCTCGTCCTAACGATGTCCATCTTGCCGCCAAACACCAAATCACGCTTACGGTATTTCAGCCGGAATGGGTCGAGCAAGCGGCCAACTTATACAAGGGAACGGAACGAGTGCGATTCCATTTAAAAATGGATACGGGGATGGGACGGCTAGGAGTAAAAGAAGAGGCGGAAACAAAGCGCGTCATTGAGTTAATCGACCGTCACCCGTATTTTTCATTGGAAGGGGTTTATACTCATTTTGCCACGGCAGATGAAATCAACACCGACTATTTTTCTTTTCAATACCATCGTTTTTTGCAAATGCTCGAGTGGCTTCCGTATAAACCATCGCTGATCCACTGTGGAAACAGTGCGACCGCTTTACGTTTTCCAAATAAGGTGTTTAATATGGTGCGCTTTGGCATTTCAATGTATGGATTGTCGCCTTCGCCGGACATAAAACCATATTTGCCATACGAGATAAAAGAAGCTTTTTCTTTGCATAGCCGTCTCGTACATGTGAAAAAGCTGAAACCTGGAGAAAAGGTGAGCTACGGGGCAACTTATACCGCAGAGACGGAACAATGGATCGGCACTGTTCCGATCGGCTATGCGGACGGTTGGCTGCGCAAACTGCAAAATTTCCATGTGTTGGTGAATGGAAAAAAAGCACCGATTGTCGGGAGAATTTGCATGGATCAATTCATGGTCCGTTTGCCGGAACCCATGCCAATCGGAACGAAAGTGACCTTAATTGGACGGCAAGGTGACGAATATATTTCCGTTGATGATGTTGCCCAATATCTTGATACGATCAGTTATGAAGTTCTTTGTACAATAAGTTATCGCGTTCCCCGTATTTTTTTCAGAAATAAGAGTATAATGGAAGTGAGAAATGTTGTTTTGAATGGCAATGATTATGTATAA
- a CDS encoding LolA family protein — protein MRRKVLSVFVGIILLIALAGCGAKSQEDVIKALNEKMDEMTSYQAEAKMTFQTGSKPQVYHVEIWYKQPSYYRVSLKNADKGQSQMILRNDEGVYVFTPALNKSFRFQSDWPKNSSQAYLYESLVKDILSDSKAKFKATKDHYVFETKTNYPNNNVVPTQEITLNKKDLSPVSVKVMDTDRKALLTVQFSKVEFNKKFDDDAFDTSKNMTGARLEVPTMAEAKEKAMEVMYPEQLPKGVKQIDEKEVASENGKRVIMTFGGKKTFTLVQETAKVLPATSTPVLVNGEPIDLGFAIGALTDKTLTWSYKGVEFTIASDDLTPEEMVMVARSVQGKAIK, from the coding sequence ATGAGGAGAAAGGTGCTCAGTGTATTCGTTGGCATCATATTGCTTATTGCTTTAGCTGGCTGCGGGGCAAAATCACAGGAAGATGTCATCAAAGCGCTCAATGAAAAAATGGATGAAATGACAAGCTATCAAGCAGAGGCCAAAATGACGTTTCAAACAGGTTCAAAACCGCAAGTATATCATGTCGAAATCTGGTATAAACAGCCTTCCTATTACCGTGTCAGCTTAAAAAATGCGGACAAAGGGCAAAGTCAGATGATTTTGCGCAATGATGAAGGGGTCTATGTGTTTACGCCGGCGCTCAATAAAAGCTTCCGCTTCCAAAGCGATTGGCCGAAAAACAGCAGCCAGGCTTATTTGTATGAGTCGTTAGTCAAAGATATTTTGAGCGATTCGAAGGCGAAGTTTAAAGCGACGAAAGATCATTACGTATTTGAAACGAAGACAAATTATCCGAACAACAATGTCGTGCCGACGCAAGAAATTACGTTAAACAAAAAAGATTTATCGCCGGTATCGGTCAAAGTGATGGATACCGACCGCAAAGCTTTGTTAACCGTGCAATTCTCCAAAGTCGAATTTAACAAAAAATTTGATGACGATGCGTTTGACACATCGAAAAATATGACAGGAGCGCGTTTAGAAGTGCCGACGATGGCAGAGGCGAAAGAGAAAGCGATGGAAGTTATGTATCCGGAGCAGCTGCCGAAAGGAGTAAAGCAAATCGATGAGAAAGAAGTTGCCAGTGAAAACGGAAAACGGGTGATTATGACGTTTGGCGGTAAAAAAACATTTACATTAGTTCAAGAAACAGCAAAAGTACTTCCGGCAACAAGCACGCCGGTGCTTGTCAATGGCGAGCCGATCGATTTAGGTTTTGCGATTGGCGCGCTGACGGACAAAACATTGACATGGTCGTATAAAGGTGTCGAATTTACGATCGCTTCCGATGATTTAACACCAGAAGAAATGGTCATGGTTGCCCGTTCGGTGCAAGGAAAAGCGATTAAATAA
- the acpS gene encoding holo-ACP synthase, with product MIIGVGIDIVELERIRQLMEKNEKLIDRILTNEEKNVFSQLSPKRKVEFLAGRFAAKEAYAKAIGTGIGKHVSFHDIQIMNDLHGKPIVVSDANDCRIHLSISHSRDYAIAQVIIERLS from the coding sequence ATGATTATCGGGGTTGGCATTGATATTGTGGAATTAGAGCGGATTAGACAGCTAATGGAAAAAAACGAAAAATTGATCGACCGCATTTTAACGAATGAAGAAAAAAATGTATTTTCGCAATTATCGCCAAAACGCAAAGTGGAATTTTTGGCAGGGCGATTTGCGGCGAAAGAAGCGTACGCAAAAGCTATCGGTACAGGAATTGGCAAACATGTATCATTCCACGATATTCAAATTATGAACGACTTACATGGAAAACCAATTGTCGTTTCGGATGCGAATGACTGCCGCATTCACCTCTCGATTTCTCATAGCCGTGATTATGCGATCGCTCAAGTAATTATTGAGCGCTTGTCATAG
- a CDS encoding rhomboid family intramembrane serine protease → MFVRRENARAFFRLYPVVSILIILHIVVWLMFVVRFSIMEPLWERMIGFNAAIRQGEYWRLVSPLVLHVRFEHMMINSISLLLFGPALEQMLGKSKFLLLYIGSGTGANIATFFLLSAMYSHVGASGAIFGLFGMYGYLIVFRRDMIDKQHSRLLLAVISISLFIAFTAPDVNMVAHLFGFLTGGIIAPFISSHLRPHRPFLLTR, encoded by the coding sequence ATGTTTGTGCGCAGGGAAAATGCTCGTGCTTTTTTTCGGCTTTATCCTGTTGTTTCGATTCTGATTATTCTTCATATAGTCGTGTGGCTTATGTTTGTTGTACGCTTTTCCATCATGGAACCGTTATGGGAACGAATGATTGGATTTAATGCCGCCATACGCCAAGGAGAGTATTGGCGGCTCGTAAGCCCGCTTGTTTTGCATGTGCGGTTTGAACATATGATGATCAATTCCATTTCCCTTCTTTTATTCGGACCAGCGCTGGAGCAAATGTTGGGGAAAAGCAAGTTTTTGCTTCTCTATATAGGAAGCGGAACCGGTGCCAACATCGCAACATTTTTCCTTCTGTCGGCCATGTACAGTCACGTTGGGGCGTCTGGTGCCATTTTTGGCCTGTTCGGCATGTATGGCTATTTAATCGTATTCCGCCGCGATATGATCGACAAGCAGCACTCCCGCCTTCTTCTTGCTGTCATCAGTATTAGTTTATTTATCGCATTTACTGCTCCTGACGTGAATATGGTCGCCCACCTATTTGGTTTTTTAACAGGAGGGATTATCGCTCCTTTTATTTCTTCCCACCTGCGTCCACATCGTCCTTTTCTTCTTACCCGCTAA